A window of Heptranchias perlo isolate sHepPer1 unplaced genomic scaffold, sHepPer1.hap1 HAP1_SCAFFOLD_134, whole genome shotgun sequence contains these coding sequences:
- the LOC137308591 gene encoding zinc finger protein 664-like — translation MEAKSTNPSSEKLYTCSVCGREFSRLPILERHKRSHTGDKPCKCWDCGKGFNFPSELETHRRSHTGERPFTCSVCGKGFTRSSHLLRHQCIHTGERPFTCSVCGNKFTDSSNLHKHQRLHTAAKIFECSVCGKGFARSSYLLRHQRIHTGERPFICSVCGKGFVSSSELLTHQHVHTGERPFTCSVCGRGFIRSSYLLRHQQIHV, via the coding sequence atgGAAGCAAAAAGCACCAATCCCAGTAGTGAGAAATTGTACACTtgctctgtgtgtggacgagAATTCAGTCGATTGCCCATCCTGGAGAGACACAagcgcagtcacaccggggacAAACCGTGCAAATgttgggactgtgggaagggattcaatttcccatctgagctggaaactcatcggcgcagtcacaccggggagaggccgttcacctgctccgtgtgcgggaagggattcactcggtcgtcccaccttctgagacaccAGTgtattcacaccggggagaggccgttcacctgctccgtgtgtggaaaTAAATTCACTGATTCATCCAACCTGCACAAACACCAGCGTCTTCATACTGCAGCCAAGATCTTTGAAtgttctgtgtgtgggaagggatttgctCGGTCCTCCTATCTTCTGAGACACCAGCgtattcacaccggggagaggccgttcatctgctctgtctgCGGGAAAGGATTTGTGAGTTCATCTGAGCTGCTCACACACCAGCacgttcacaccggggagaggccgttcacctgctccgtgtgtgggagggGATTCATTCGTTCATCctacctgctgagacaccagcaaaTTCAcgtgtga